In Bacillus cereus ATCC 14579, a single window of DNA contains:
- a CDS encoding DNA cytosine methyltransferase — protein sequence MVRKQEKLKVVSLFSGCGGLDLGLEQAGFEILWANDVDKHAVEIYKHNIGKIVEGDITKISEEEIPSCDVLTAGFPCQPFSSAGNRKGVMDERGTLFEECIRVIKAKKPLVVLFENVRGILTTKNLDGSLLLDSIVSILDELDPGYNVEYKLLKASDYGVPQQRYRVIFVAFRKDLDVNYKFPLPTYDSSDPSLTVGHAINIPLNTPNQDEVWTLSPQSNKLIPYIKEGGSWKNIPYEILPERLKKIRDDIKRYRAPNFYRRFARNEINGTITAAATPENCGIIHPLEDRRYSVREIARIQSFPDDFIFVGESIQAKYRVIGNAVPPLLAKEIGISILKHLENIEDEKLEEARKGYKQLTLEF from the coding sequence ATGGTAAGAAAACAAGAGAAATTGAAAGTTGTTTCTCTATTTAGTGGATGTGGTGGACTAGATTTAGGTTTAGAACAAGCCGGATTCGAGATTTTATGGGCGAATGATGTTGATAAACACGCTGTGGAAATATATAAACATAATATTGGAAAGATTGTAGAAGGAGATATAACAAAGATTAGTGAAGAAGAAATCCCTTCATGTGATGTTTTAACCGCCGGATTCCCCTGTCAACCATTTTCTAGTGCTGGAAACAGAAAAGGAGTAATGGATGAGAGGGGTACATTATTTGAAGAATGTATTCGTGTAATTAAAGCTAAAAAGCCATTGGTTGTGTTATTTGAGAATGTTCGTGGCATACTTACAACTAAAAATTTAGATGGATCATTATTGTTGGATTCTATTGTTTCGATTTTGGACGAGTTGGATCCTGGTTATAATGTTGAATATAAGTTGTTGAAAGCGAGTGATTACGGTGTTCCCCAACAAAGATACAGAGTGATTTTTGTTGCTTTTAGGAAAGATTTAGATGTGAATTATAAATTTCCATTGCCGACATATGATTCATCCGATCCAAGTTTAACAGTTGGACATGCTATTAATATTCCTTTAAATACACCAAATCAGGATGAGGTATGGACTCTTTCTCCACAATCAAATAAATTAATCCCTTACATTAAAGAGGGAGGCTCATGGAAAAATATACCTTATGAAATTTTGCCAGAGCGTTTAAAGAAGATTAGAGATGATATAAAGAGATATAGAGCACCTAACTTTTACAGAAGGTTTGCTAGAAACGAAATAAATGGAACAATCACAGCAGCAGCAACACCTGAAAATTGCGGAATTATTCATCCTTTAGAAGACAGAAGATATTCAGTTAGGGAAATTGCAAGGATTCAATCTTTTCCAGATGATTTTATCTTTGTAGGAGAATCTATACAAGCTAAATATAGGGTTATTGGAAATGCAGTTCCTCCTCTTTTAGCCAAAGAAATTGGGATCTCGATTTTAAAGCATTTAGAGAATATTGAGGATGAAAAACTAGAAGAAGCAAGAAAGGGTTACAAACAACTAACTCTTGAATTTTAA
- a CDS encoding GmrSD restriction endonuclease domain-containing protein, translated as MAKGELNTTSIRIEKLRSKILDGEIKIPPFQRGFVWKQEQVIDLLDSIYNDYPVGSILLWETTEDLPSARNIGGFVLPEVTAEYPRSYILDGQQRVTTIFGVFCEGLPQEAADFIADLNLFEIYFDFDEKKFVHESKLINTHVNLKLRLLFNNFDFNMEIGKYTREQQRLAVELQSLFQNYELPLVTIKKREKEEVGIIFERINNTGTQLSTLDLMVAWTWKEDYHLKEVFDEIYELLEKKSFGDIKQKIILQCFSAIIKGTTATAEILTLNPSEVRDKTELLKNSLEKAIDFICTQYNVKSEDFLPKSHQIVPLTYLFSKTNHLNEEQSSTIGKWFWRTSFSSRYSSATDEAMDNDITFFDSVLANDFSSLERYQSSLPTRFLETQTLTKSNANVRSILLLFSQYKPLDLTNGNNIDLGNALSIYNRKEYHHVFPKAFLKSKGLGTNQINVICNFCFLPANSNKVISNKEPLEYFFNIVPSGKFKEILESNLLPTNEDIYRKNDFSTFIQERSKLIQEAIKQLTGE; from the coding sequence TTGGCGAAAGGTGAACTGAACACAACTTCAATAAGAATAGAGAAGTTAAGAAGTAAAATTTTAGATGGAGAAATAAAGATTCCACCTTTCCAAAGAGGATTTGTTTGGAAACAGGAACAGGTTATTGATTTATTAGATAGTATATATAATGATTACCCAGTAGGTAGTATTCTATTATGGGAAACAACAGAGGATTTACCTTCTGCAAGGAATATTGGAGGGTTTGTTTTACCTGAGGTTACAGCAGAATACCCAAGGAGTTATATTTTGGATGGGCAACAAAGGGTAACTACTATATTTGGGGTGTTTTGTGAGGGATTACCTCAGGAGGCAGCTGATTTTATAGCTGATTTAAACTTATTTGAAATTTATTTTGACTTCGATGAAAAGAAATTTGTCCACGAGTCTAAATTAATAAATACCCATGTGAATTTAAAGTTAAGACTGTTATTTAATAATTTTGATTTCAACATGGAGATAGGGAAGTATACTCGAGAACAACAGAGATTAGCGGTTGAATTACAGTCACTATTTCAAAACTACGAACTTCCTCTTGTAACTATTAAAAAGAGGGAAAAAGAAGAAGTTGGTATAATATTTGAGCGAATAAATAATACTGGTACACAATTATCAACCCTAGACTTGATGGTAGCTTGGACATGGAAGGAAGACTACCATTTGAAGGAAGTTTTCGATGAAATTTATGAGTTGTTAGAGAAAAAGTCTTTTGGAGACATAAAGCAAAAAATTATCTTACAATGTTTTAGTGCGATTATAAAAGGAACTACTGCTACCGCAGAGATATTAACGTTAAATCCTTCTGAAGTTAGGGATAAGACTGAATTACTAAAGAATAGTTTAGAAAAAGCTATTGATTTTATTTGTACTCAATATAATGTGAAGTCCGAAGACTTTCTTCCTAAATCACATCAAATTGTTCCTTTAACCTACTTGTTTTCTAAAACAAATCATCTCAATGAGGAACAAAGTTCGACTATAGGTAAATGGTTCTGGAGAACTTCTTTTTCAAGTAGATACTCATCTGCAACTGATGAAGCAATGGATAACGATATAACATTCTTTGACAGTGTCTTAGCTAATGATTTTAGTAGTCTGGAAAGGTATCAATCTAGTCTTCCTACAAGGTTTTTAGAAACTCAGACTTTAACTAAGTCAAATGCTAATGTACGGTCTATTTTACTGTTATTCTCTCAGTATAAGCCACTTGACTTAACAAATGGTAATAATATAGATTTAGGAAATGCCCTATCTATCTATAATAGAAAAGAATATCATCATGTATTCCCTAAGGCATTTTTGAAAAGTAAGGGCTTAGGTACTAATCAGATTAACGTTATCTGTAATTTCTGCTTCTTGCCAGCAAATTCTAATAAGGTGATTTCTAACAAAGAACCATTGGAATACTTTTTTAATATAGTTCCAAGTGGGAAGTTTAAAGAGATATTAGAGAGTAATTTGTTACCAACAAATGAGGATATCTATAGAAAAAATGATTTTAGTACATTTATTCAAGAGCGTTCAAAATTGATTCAAGAGGCTATAAAACAGCTTACTGGAGAATAA
- a CDS encoding Wadjet anti-phage system protein JetD domain-containing protein has translation MRKWETFIIDYMNKSKKTFVKTIDIEHHLKTLLKQEYDDDGGYFKYSSTLKNMVEEEKIQPVKARGHNHQTPPVFNEYRLVKKERRTNPTHIKKLMTDYLLFNMTAFYDEAEFEKWKFYIDRVHAFLTQNSDTKNNILKANERSFELFRNEKFLLDKEGTKFLANLGLTLSDLNCRRTYEPFVEYQPNPSKKPKNILIIENRDTFDSIKELMIDGIDTWSRITFDMVIYGEGDKIQRSFYFLEEYELEDYEVYYFGDLDARGIHICSELIKIDNRVKPFIPFYIELLNRYGHEPSTRTIERKLKQTIIDDSLKLFSSFFEGDYIDELKRYTDIIQNVQIYIPQEGLNLVILRKLGERR, from the coding sequence ATGAGAAAATGGGAAACGTTTATCATAGACTATATGAATAAATCTAAAAAGACCTTTGTGAAAACGATAGATATTGAACATCATCTTAAAACATTACTCAAACAAGAATATGATGACGATGGTGGATATTTTAAATATTCTTCTACGTTGAAGAATATGGTAGAAGAAGAGAAAATTCAACCAGTAAAAGCAAGAGGACATAACCATCAGACCCCACCGGTATTTAATGAATATAGATTAGTAAAAAAGGAAAGAAGAACGAACCCCACTCATATTAAAAAGTTAATGACCGATTATCTATTGTTCAATATGACTGCTTTTTATGATGAAGCAGAATTTGAAAAATGGAAGTTCTATATAGATCGAGTCCATGCTTTTCTCACACAAAACAGTGATACCAAAAATAATATTTTAAAAGCAAATGAACGTTCTTTTGAACTATTCAGAAATGAAAAGTTTCTTTTAGATAAAGAAGGAACAAAATTTTTAGCCAATTTAGGACTCACTCTATCGGATTTAAACTGTCGAAGAACTTATGAACCTTTTGTAGAGTACCAACCAAATCCCTCAAAAAAGCCAAAAAACATTTTAATTATTGAAAATAGAGATACCTTTGATTCGATAAAAGAGTTAATGATAGATGGCATTGATACATGGAGCCGAATTACCTTTGATATGGTGATATACGGGGAAGGGGATAAGATACAAAGAAGCTTCTATTTCTTAGAAGAATACGAGCTAGAAGATTACGAAGTCTATTACTTTGGGGATTTAGATGCAAGAGGGATTCATATTTGTTCCGAATTAATCAAAATAGATAATAGAGTAAAACCATTTATTCCTTTTTATATAGAACTTTTAAATCGTTATGGTCATGAGCCTTCAACGAGAACCATCGAAAGAAAATTGAAACAAACTATTATTGACGATTCGTTAAAATTATTTTCATCTTTTTTTGAAGGTGATTATATTGATGAACTCAAAAGATATACCGATATTATTCAGAATGTTCAAATATATATCCCGCAAGAAGGTTTGAATTTAGTGATTCTCCGTAAATTAGGGGAAAGGAGGTAG
- a CDS encoding DUF6063 family protein produces MEWTEEIVSKGFALYVALSKKGFITSKEDEYFQWYEERGVQDFIRKVIEPTGKVMIFLDEQDGVIQMVPEVENETMSYTNDDLKKELGFKDNKEIHLFYFILFILIAELEQPYDTESADRMYLPMDELLDKMNGYIEQYERLGEEKLEELSDEYDVDVAGIVEAWGRMADFKEGATSHIRTKDNRRMYIEKTLKFLEKEKLIRIREHTNISVTNKMKNIISHYYHNVENKSKIHDLLLVTREGTVGEEEE; encoded by the coding sequence ATGGAGTGGACAGAAGAAATCGTAAGTAAAGGGTTTGCCTTGTATGTGGCCCTTAGTAAAAAAGGGTTTATTACAAGCAAAGAAGATGAATATTTTCAGTGGTATGAGGAAAGGGGTGTTCAAGATTTTATTCGGAAAGTAATTGAACCTACAGGGAAAGTCATGATCTTCTTGGATGAACAAGATGGCGTTATTCAAATGGTGCCGGAGGTCGAGAATGAAACGATGTCTTATACGAATGATGATTTAAAGAAAGAATTAGGCTTTAAGGACAATAAGGAAATTCATCTATTCTACTTTATTTTGTTCATCTTAATAGCAGAGTTAGAACAACCATATGATACAGAGTCTGCTGATCGGATGTATCTCCCAATGGATGAACTATTGGATAAAATGAATGGATACATCGAGCAATATGAACGACTGGGCGAAGAGAAGTTAGAAGAATTAAGTGATGAATATGATGTGGACGTGGCTGGGATTGTAGAAGCTTGGGGCAGAATGGCCGACTTTAAAGAAGGTGCTACAAGCCATATTCGAACAAAAGATAATCGACGGATGTATATCGAAAAAACATTGAAATTCTTAGAAAAAGAAAAGCTTATCAGAATAAGAGAACATACTAATATTTCTGTTACCAACAAAATGAAAAATATTATTAGTCATTATTATCACAATGTCGAGAACAAGAGCAAAATTCATGATCTATTGCTGGTAACAAGAGAAGGAACTGTGGGAGAAGAGGAGGAATGA
- a CDS encoding CopG family transcriptional regulator, with amino-acid sequence MSKVTINIRVEQEMKEKLNDIGKQLGLSEADVCRMAFAEYIQNRIHLINKDKNN; translated from the coding sequence ATGTCAAAGGTAACTATTAACATACGGGTAGAACAAGAAATGAAAGAGAAACTGAACGATATAGGAAAGCAATTAGGATTATCAGAAGCAGATGTATGTAGAATGGCCTTTGCAGAATATATACAAAATCGAATTCATTTGATAAACAAGGATAAAAATAATTGA
- a CDS encoding DUF4870 domain-containing protein, which produces MKTTKKEKSNTIIMLLISAAIGIFSPLLMYITLARKNEVYKYHCRKAFNFHLLIFLLFNISSRISDVLFWIVFIFEVVQVIIVAWKVIRDEPYRYFIRIPLFKEDKYALEGE; this is translated from the coding sequence ATGAAAACCACCAAAAAAGAAAAAAGCAACACCATCATCATGCTACTAATCTCAGCTGCAATAGGAATCTTTTCACCACTACTCATGTACATCACACTGGCACGTAAAAATGAAGTGTACAAATACCATTGCCGAAAGGCGTTCAACTTTCATTTGTTAATTTTTCTGCTATTTAATATTAGTTCGCGTATTAGTGATGTTTTGTTTTGGATTGTATTTATCTTTGAGGTAGTTCAAGTGATCATTGTTGCGTGGAAAGTAATACGTGATGAACCGTATCGTTATTTCATTCGAATTCCGTTATTTAAAGAAGATAAGTACGCGTTGGAAGGAGAATAG
- a CDS encoding MerR family transcriptional regulator — translation MAWLISEFASVGDVTVRALRYYDKINLLKPSDYTEGGHRLYTKDDLYVLQQIQSFKHLGFSLGEIQNIILQRDIETEVFLRQMHFQREVLLAEQERIAKVLSHMDEMTKKFQKEERVNVALFSSFLQTFIWEKENKEWLEEHFSTESIQAFYNNKELKEKFDRRFMDVIGKLKKYKEEEKDPSHHDVQVTLKEFFHLIEKITDYLDISQSEVVSVIKQSKISMAEFPTLFTNEEEQYIKEAMNKM, via the coding sequence ATGGCTTGGCTGATTAGTGAGTTCGCAAGTGTTGGGGATGTTACGGTGCGGGCGCTTCGTTATTATGACAAGATTAATTTATTAAAACCGAGCGATTATACTGAGGGTGGGCATCGGTTATATACGAAAGATGATCTGTATGTGCTGCAGCAAATCCAATCGTTTAAGCATCTTGGTTTTTCGCTTGGAGAAATTCAAAATATTATATTGCAGCGTGATATAGAGACAGAAGTCTTTTTAAGACAGATGCATTTTCAAAGAGAAGTGCTTCTGGCAGAGCAAGAAAGAATTGCGAAGGTGCTTTCGCATATGGATGAGATGACGAAGAAGTTTCAAAAGGAAGAACGAGTGAATGTCGCTTTGTTTTCTTCGTTTTTGCAAACCTTCATATGGGAGAAAGAAAATAAAGAATGGTTAGAGGAACACTTTTCAACGGAGAGTATTCAAGCGTTTTATAATAATAAGGAATTAAAAGAAAAGTTTGATCGGCGTTTTATGGATGTGATAGGGAAGTTGAAAAAGTATAAGGAAGAAGAGAAGGATCCGAGTCATCATGACGTTCAAGTTACTTTGAAGGAATTTTTCCATTTAATAGAAAAGATAACTGACTATCTTGATATATCTCAAAGTGAGGTAGTGAGTGTAATTAAACAATCAAAAATTTCAATGGCCGAATTCCCTACTCTTTTCACAAATGAGGAAGAACAGTATATAAAAGAAGCTATGAATAAAATGTAG
- a CDS encoding DnaD domain-containing protein, which yields MAVYRNVQVNFWQDDFVLDLTPEERYFYVYLLTCSKTTQCGIFPFPKRLAEMETGYNRETVDKLVQRFVDYGKILYDADTRELFVLNWLRYNPVTNTNVEKCVLRELKSVKNKEFVHMFLQKCVEEELNVPMLLAHFGMPSDLAVDDVEPVCEETEAEEEVIEEETGSRVFSFYEQHFGSLSPFAVEELSAWMEDLSEELVLKALQIAFENNKRTVAYVKGILRGWHGKGFTKVCEVEADTAKFRKKESSVSTGETEEFLARCEEWEKNAPSEEELQRFLAERGWRP from the coding sequence ATGGCGGTCTATCGTAATGTGCAGGTGAATTTTTGGCAGGATGATTTTGTTTTGGATTTGACGCCGGAGGAGCGGTATTTTTATGTGTATTTGCTGACTTGTTCGAAGACGACGCAGTGCGGGATTTTTCCTTTTCCGAAGCGATTAGCTGAGATGGAGACGGGTTATAATCGGGAGACTGTTGATAAGCTTGTGCAGCGCTTTGTTGATTATGGAAAGATTCTTTATGATGCGGATACGCGGGAGTTATTCGTTTTAAATTGGCTTCGTTATAATCCGGTGACGAATACGAATGTGGAGAAGTGTGTGCTTCGTGAGCTGAAGAGTGTGAAGAATAAGGAGTTTGTACATATGTTTCTTCAGAAGTGCGTAGAGGAGGAGCTGAATGTTCCAATGCTTTTAGCGCATTTCGGTATGCCGAGTGATTTGGCTGTAGATGATGTTGAGCCAGTTTGTGAGGAGACAGAGGCGGAAGAAGAGGTTATAGAGGAAGAAACGGGAAGTCGTGTGTTTTCTTTTTATGAGCAACATTTCGGTAGTTTGTCTCCTTTTGCGGTGGAGGAACTGAGTGCGTGGATGGAAGATTTGTCAGAGGAGCTTGTGTTGAAGGCGCTTCAAATTGCGTTTGAGAATAATAAGCGGACGGTTGCTTATGTGAAGGGCATTTTGAGAGGCTGGCACGGGAAAGGGTTTACGAAAGTGTGTGAGGTTGAGGCAGATACGGCTAAGTTTCGGAAGAAGGAGTCGTCTGTTAGTACGGGGGAGACGGAGGAGTTTTTGGCGAGGTGTGAGGAGTGGGAGAAGAATGCGCCATCTGAGGAAGAGTTGCAGCGCTTTTTAGCGGAGCGCGGGTGGCGGCCATGA
- the dnaB gene encoding replicative DNA helicase, which translates to MSIQNVEAEKTVLGSLLIDGELIKECRLTEQYFSMPVHKSIFQLMRKMESERQPIDLVTFISRVDPKFLEGIGGMEYFIGLMDGVPTTSNFSYYEGLVRGAWKMYQAGVLGHKMGERLIAEKNEEIIGETITALCELEEKDSVCEFDLKDALVDLYEELHQDVKEITGIESGYTSLNKMTCGLQEGDFVVLGARPSMGKTAFALNVGLHAAKSGAAVGLFSLEMSSKQLLKRMASCVGEVSGGRLKNPKHRFAMEDWEKVSKAFAEIGELPLEIYDNAGVTVQDIWMQTRKLKRKHGDNKILIIVDYLQLITGDPKHKGNRFQEISEISRKLKLLARELNVCVVALSQLSRSVESRQDKRPLLSDLRETGQIEQDADVIMLMYREDYYDKETMQKEMTEIHVAKHRNGPVGSFKLRFLKEFGRFVEIG; encoded by the coding sequence ATGAGTATTCAAAATGTGGAGGCGGAAAAGACGGTGCTAGGTTCTCTATTAATTGATGGAGAGCTTATTAAGGAGTGCCGTTTGACGGAGCAGTATTTTTCTATGCCAGTACATAAGTCTATATTTCAGTTAATGCGAAAGATGGAATCAGAGAGGCAACCGATTGATCTTGTGACGTTCATTTCTCGGGTAGATCCGAAGTTTTTAGAGGGTATCGGGGGAATGGAGTATTTTATAGGGTTAATGGATGGTGTGCCTACTACTAGCAATTTCTCTTATTATGAGGGGCTTGTTCGAGGTGCTTGGAAAATGTATCAGGCGGGTGTTCTCGGGCACAAGATGGGAGAGCGCCTTATTGCGGAGAAGAATGAGGAAATTATTGGTGAGACGATTACGGCACTTTGTGAGTTAGAGGAAAAAGACTCTGTATGTGAGTTTGATTTGAAGGATGCGTTAGTTGATTTGTATGAGGAGCTTCATCAAGATGTGAAAGAGATTACTGGTATTGAGTCTGGTTATACATCGCTAAATAAGATGACGTGCGGATTGCAGGAAGGTGATTTTGTCGTTCTTGGTGCGCGTCCTTCTATGGGGAAGACTGCGTTTGCGCTTAATGTTGGACTGCATGCGGCGAAGTCTGGAGCGGCGGTTGGATTGTTTTCGTTAGAGATGAGTAGTAAGCAATTGTTAAAAAGGATGGCTTCTTGTGTAGGTGAAGTGTCAGGAGGCAGGCTGAAAAATCCGAAGCATCGTTTTGCGATGGAAGATTGGGAGAAGGTAAGTAAGGCGTTTGCGGAGATTGGTGAGTTGCCACTTGAGATTTATGACAATGCAGGTGTTACGGTGCAAGATATTTGGATGCAAACTCGTAAGTTAAAGAGGAAGCATGGAGATAACAAGATTTTAATTATTGTAGATTATTTGCAGCTTATTACGGGCGATCCGAAGCATAAGGGCAATCGATTTCAGGAAATTAGTGAGATTTCGCGTAAGCTTAAGTTATTAGCACGTGAATTAAATGTTTGTGTAGTAGCATTATCGCAATTGTCTCGTTCTGTAGAGTCACGGCAAGATAAGCGTCCTCTTTTATCTGATTTAAGAGAGACCGGACAAATTGAGCAAGATGCGGATGTCATTATGCTTATGTATCGAGAGGATTATTACGATAAGGAAACGATGCAGAAAGAGATGACGGAGATTCATGTGGCGAAGCACCGGAATGGGCCTGTGGGGAGTTTTAAGCTGAGGTTTTTGAAGGAGTTTGGGCGGTTTGTGGAGATTGGATGA
- a CDS encoding TrmB family transcriptional regulator, with product MEYIVQQLKKIGFNEYEAKSYVSLVKQGPVTAYQVSKDSGVPRARIYEILGNLVEKGIVMKEEINDTTRYSPLPVEIFLQKAQSEWQSTYEGISDSLKKLETSEEKTDNRVITLKDNQTIISYCQALIKKAERRIVISMWDEMYEALKEDLSEVTDKVTIQGITLHVENPIKNLEAHRITPYTETLSTEHWFIVSIDSKEMIYGPSLAERNIAFYTDDPVHIYLLEDYVWHDVLVNRLVRRNQDDLQQWITAERKSFFMGK from the coding sequence GTGGAATACATAGTGCAACAGCTTAAAAAAATTGGTTTCAATGAATATGAAGCTAAATCTTATGTATCTCTTGTTAAACAGGGGCCTGTCACAGCCTATCAAGTGAGTAAGGATTCGGGTGTCCCAAGAGCGCGAATTTATGAGATTTTAGGTAACCTTGTAGAAAAAGGAATTGTCATGAAGGAAGAAATAAATGACACCACTCGCTATTCACCTCTACCTGTTGAAATCTTTTTACAGAAGGCGCAATCAGAATGGCAGTCTACTTATGAAGGAATTAGTGATTCATTAAAAAAACTAGAAACTTCCGAAGAAAAAACAGATAATCGAGTGATTACTTTAAAAGACAATCAAACAATCATTAGCTATTGTCAGGCATTAATAAAAAAAGCAGAACGACGTATTGTCATTTCAATGTGGGATGAGATGTATGAAGCGTTAAAAGAAGATCTATCTGAAGTAACTGATAAAGTTACAATACAAGGTATTACCTTGCATGTTGAAAATCCCATTAAAAATCTAGAAGCCCATCGCATAACACCTTATACAGAAACCTTGTCTACAGAACATTGGTTTATTGTATCGATAGATTCTAAAGAAATGATTTATGGACCATCACTTGCAGAGCGTAATATTGCTTTTTATACAGATGACCCCGTCCATATATACTTATTAGAGGATTATGTATGGCATGATGTTTTAGTAAATCGACTTGTCCGACGTAACCAAGATGATTTGCAGCAGTGGATTACTGCAGAGAGAAAGTCTTTCTTTATGGGGAAATAA
- a CDS encoding TSUP family transporter, whose amino-acid sequence MDLYLDPSILIILIVFGFVAAFIDSVVGGGGLIALPALLFTGLNPASAVATNKLASTMGSATSNIVFYRSGNLNLKSAFKLVPLTFIGSIIGAWTVHLMNPEVLKPLMLIMLGAVAIYTIFKKDWGSISTHKKLSGRHVIIFTFFVFAIGFYDGFLGPGTGSFLMFSLLFIGYDFLKAAGNAKLLNLGSNVGALLMFMYVGQVNYAYGFIMGIAQIAGGIVGSKFAIKKGSGYVRALFITVTCLLLAKNLYDYIQ is encoded by the coding sequence ATGGATTTGTATTTAGACCCATCTATATTAATTATTTTGATTGTTTTTGGATTTGTAGCTGCATTTATTGATTCAGTTGTAGGTGGTGGCGGACTCATTGCTTTACCAGCTTTGTTATTTACAGGATTGAATCCAGCAAGTGCAGTAGCCACGAATAAATTAGCATCAACAATGGGGAGTGCAACTAGTAATATTGTGTTTTATCGTTCTGGTAATCTTAATTTGAAATCGGCGTTTAAATTAGTTCCGCTTACTTTCATAGGTTCCATAATAGGGGCATGGACCGTTCATTTAATGAATCCAGAAGTACTGAAGCCATTGATGTTGATTATGCTTGGTGCGGTCGCTATTTATACGATATTCAAGAAGGATTGGGGAAGTATTTCCACTCATAAAAAATTGTCGGGTCGACACGTCATTATTTTTACTTTCTTTGTTTTTGCTATTGGTTTTTATGATGGATTTCTAGGTCCTGGAACAGGTTCGTTTTTAATGTTTTCTCTTTTATTTATTGGGTATGATTTTTTAAAAGCAGCAGGTAATGCGAAGCTTCTTAATTTAGGAAGTAATGTTGGTGCATTGTTGATGTTTATGTATGTAGGGCAAGTAAACTATGCGTATGGTTTTATAATGGGGATTGCTCAAATTGCTGGAGGGATTGTTGGCTCCAAATTTGCTATAAAAAAAGGAAGCGGGTATGTTCGTGCTCTTTTCATTACAGTAACTTGTTTATTGTTAGCGAAAAATCTGTATGACTATATTCAGTAA
- a CDS encoding TetR/AcrR family transcriptional regulator translates to MNDNEKQLDLRIRRTHKLLWDSLFELMTQSKQKYSTITINQICDRAMVHRTTFYKHFEDKDALLTFGFKRYGKMIAEIPVSDRLSKPFQVMEQFLHHEEIGKILETQMSDEQFINRTQYLSHETRKQEIEALNQLHKNHTMPNDLIIEFYSGAITSLSAWWFKSERKVSAAEMDRYLHQLINRDIFQFEKE, encoded by the coding sequence ATGAACGATAATGAAAAACAACTTGATTTACGTATTAGACGTACACATAAATTACTGTGGGATTCCTTATTTGAATTAATGACGCAATCAAAACAGAAATATAGTACGATCACGATTAACCAAATATGTGACCGTGCAATGGTACACCGAACAACCTTTTATAAACACTTTGAAGATAAAGATGCTTTATTAACATTTGGATTTAAACGATACGGCAAGATGATTGCTGAAATACCGGTTTCAGATCGATTAAGTAAACCATTTCAAGTAATGGAACAATTTCTACACCATGAAGAAATCGGTAAAATATTAGAGACGCAAATGTCTGATGAACAATTTATTAACCGAACACAATATTTAAGTCACGAAACGAGAAAACAAGAAATAGAAGCGTTAAATCAACTGCACAAAAATCATACGATGCCCAATGATTTAATCATTGAATTTTATTCAGGGGCAATCACCTCATTAAGCGCATGGTGGTTTAAAAGTGAAAGAAAAGTTTCTGCTGCTGAAATGGATAGGTATCTCCATCAACTTATTAATCGGGATATTTTTCAGTTTGAAAAGGAATAA